The Xanthomonas sp. DAR 34887 genome has a segment encoding these proteins:
- a CDS encoding peptidoglycan-binding protein has translation MDDKRSENSIATARAWTQGSIAGLDDSMTRRLVASTVYTESNGGDLAITNGQGYVGRYQAGAGWLADAGLIDQDRYRQALKDSGYAREWDWAVSGGMTRFLNNPENWNNGLSLEQYKASADLQDGAFKTISDAAYQQAMRTGVLHEGDTPEHIAGILKARHISGAGGAAQVVQGSSVADSNGTSNADYYNDIAINQDRLDAGMGLDPARERSVLIRGALQDGQLAPGEKGEGVRQLQETLAAQGYAVGTPDGKFGPNTERCVREYQQAHGMPVTATADAAMLAALGVGQQIRQMPDGALRDGRLELGEKGDGVRALQQALRDNGEQLGVDGDFGSGTQRALKHYQQGAGLPPTGVADRDTLQSLELGVLLQQIPQSQSQSQSQSQSPAPAPALSSATASPAATAATQPPAPQSTAPTPAAAAVSMADPAHPDHAMYADVVGKLEALGDRGAFQGREALERAAGQIVLEAKVSGLHKVDHVVASNNGGFIGVEGGLRDPAHRRVYVDQAQAVSQSVEQSSRQLDTLNADVQRLQAQEPAQSQARGM, from the coding sequence ATGGACGACAAGCGCAGCGAGAATTCGATCGCGACCGCACGTGCGTGGACGCAAGGCAGCATCGCTGGACTCGACGACAGCATGACCCGGCGGCTGGTGGCATCGACCGTCTACACCGAGAGCAACGGTGGCGATTTGGCGATCACCAATGGCCAGGGCTACGTGGGCCGCTATCAGGCCGGTGCCGGCTGGCTGGCCGATGCCGGCCTGATCGATCAGGACCGCTATCGGCAGGCGCTGAAGGATTCCGGCTATGCCCGCGAGTGGGATTGGGCCGTGTCCGGCGGCATGACCCGGTTTCTGAACAACCCGGAAAACTGGAACAACGGCCTGAGCCTGGAGCAGTACAAGGCCTCGGCCGATCTGCAGGACGGCGCCTTCAAGACCATCAGCGATGCGGCCTACCAGCAGGCCATGCGTACCGGCGTGCTGCACGAGGGCGATACGCCCGAACATATCGCCGGCATCCTGAAGGCGCGGCACATTTCCGGCGCCGGCGGCGCGGCGCAGGTGGTGCAGGGCAGTTCGGTCGCCGATTCCAACGGCACCAGCAACGCCGACTACTACAACGATATCGCCATCAACCAGGATCGCCTGGATGCCGGCATGGGACTGGACCCGGCGCGCGAACGCAGCGTGCTGATCCGCGGTGCCTTGCAGGATGGACAGCTGGCGCCCGGCGAGAAGGGCGAGGGCGTGCGCCAGCTGCAGGAAACGCTGGCGGCGCAAGGCTATGCGGTGGGAACGCCGGACGGCAAGTTCGGGCCGAACACCGAACGCTGCGTGCGCGAGTATCAGCAGGCCCACGGCATGCCGGTTACCGCGACGGCCGACGCCGCGATGCTGGCGGCGCTGGGGGTGGGCCAGCAGATTCGGCAGATGCCCGATGGCGCATTGCGCGACGGCCGCCTGGAGCTCGGCGAGAAGGGCGACGGGGTGCGCGCCCTGCAGCAGGCGCTGCGCGACAACGGCGAGCAGCTCGGCGTCGATGGCGATTTCGGGTCCGGCACGCAACGCGCGCTCAAGCATTACCAGCAAGGCGCGGGCTTGCCGCCTACCGGCGTCGCCGACAGGGACACGTTGCAATCGCTGGAACTCGGCGTGTTGTTGCAGCAGATTCCCCAGTCCCAGTCCCAGTCCCAGTCCCAGTCCCAGTCACCGGCACCGGCACCGGCACTGTCTTCCGCCACCGCGTCACCGGCCGCGACCGCGGCGACGCAGCCGCCAGCGCCGCAGTCCACCGCTCCCACGCCGGCGGCCGCAGCGGTCAGCATGGCCGATCCCGCGCATCCGGATCATGCGATGTACGCCGACGTGGTCGGCAAGCTGGAGGCACTTGGCGATCGTGGCGCATTCCAGGGGCGCGAGGCGCTGGAGCGCGCCGCGGGCCAGATCGTGCTCGAGGCCAAGGTCAGCGGCTTGCACAAGGTGGACCACGTGGTGGCGAGCAACAACGGCGGTTTCATCGGCGTGGAGGGCGGCTTGCGGGATCCTGCGCATCGCCGCGTCTATGTCGATCAGGCGCAGGCCGTGAGCCAGTCGGTCGAACAGAGTTCGCGCCAGCTGGACACGTTGAACGCCGACGTGCAGCGTTTGCAGGCACAGGAGCCGGCACAGAGTCAGGCACGCGGGATGTAA
- a CDS encoding DUF4424 family protein has protein sequence MTPRRLLVRTLFAFAPLFAATAHANDSSFDDANGTIQLTQQPDIRMSKEALFISEDLVRVDYVFTNTSTRDLVVPIAFPMPPMYFGMADHSELTEFKLWVDGKPVRTERKLVARLEDGTDVSRQWAASGWSSDELASYIESGQTPKGRKPLPKRWFDPDGQPLFTLSEYFTWQQPFAAGKAVAIRHSYVPSLATGVPMPAADLIGDYAKDTCMDAGAQQSARRREGEHGLQWSNLRYILLTGNNWKGPIQDFHLTLKKRAPTDMISLCFDGELKRTDPLTFEFEQKDFVPKQDLNVLFLR, from the coding sequence ATGACCCCAAGACGCCTGCTGGTCCGCACCCTGTTCGCCTTCGCGCCGCTGTTCGCCGCCACCGCCCATGCCAACGACAGCAGTTTCGACGACGCCAATGGCACCATCCAGCTGACCCAGCAGCCGGATATCCGCATGAGCAAGGAGGCCTTGTTCATCAGCGAGGACCTGGTGCGGGTGGACTACGTGTTCACCAATACCAGCACGCGCGATCTGGTGGTGCCGATCGCGTTCCCGATGCCGCCGATGTACTTCGGCATGGCCGACCACAGCGAACTGACCGAGTTCAAGCTGTGGGTGGATGGCAAGCCGGTGCGCACCGAGCGCAAGCTGGTGGCGCGGCTGGAGGATGGCACCGACGTGTCGCGGCAGTGGGCGGCCAGCGGCTGGAGCAGCGACGAGCTGGCCAGCTATATCGAATCCGGGCAGACGCCGAAGGGCCGCAAGCCGCTGCCCAAGCGCTGGTTCGACCCTGATGGGCAGCCGCTCTTCACCCTCAGCGAGTATTTCACCTGGCAGCAGCCATTTGCCGCGGGCAAGGCGGTGGCGATCCGCCACAGCTATGTGCCGAGCCTGGCGACCGGGGTGCCGATGCCGGCGGCCGACCTGATCGGCGACTACGCCAAGGACACCTGCATGGACGCCGGCGCGCAGCAAAGCGCGCGCCGCCGCGAGGGCGAGCACGGCCTGCAATGGAGCAACCTGCGCTACATCCTGTTGACCGGCAACAACTGGAAGGGACCGATCCAGGACTTCCACCTGACCTTGAAGAAGCGCGCGCCGACCGACATGATCAGCCTGTGCTTCGACGGCGAACTGAAGCGGACCGATCCGCTGACCTTCGAATTCGAGCAGAAGGATTTCGTGCCGAAGCAGGATCTGAACGTGCTGTTCCTGCGGTAG